Genomic window (Subtercola endophyticus):
TGTCGGTCATGCTTTGGTCTCACCTTCCGTGAGCTCTTCGTTCTGAACTTCGGCGGCGAGTTCTTCGGCGACCTCATCGGTCAGCAGCGAATCGTCACCGAGATCGGTGTTGTGGTGCGCGCCGAGGTACGCGTCGATGACGGCGGGATCGTCCATGACGGTGCCCGAGGGGCCCTCTGCCACGACCTTGCCCTCGGCCATCACGACCACCCAGTCGGAGATGTGCCGCACCATGTGCATGTCGTGCTCGACGAAGAGCACGGTCATCCCCTCGTCGCGCAGCGCCTGGATGTGCCCCAGCAGCGATTGGGTGAGCGCCGGGTTGACGCCGGCCATGGGCTCATCGAGCATGATCATGACAGGATCGCTCATGAGCGCCCGCGCCATTTCGAGCAGCTTCTTCTGGCCGCCCGACAGGCTGCCGGCCATGTCGTCGCGTTTCTCGAGCAGCTTGAAGCGAGAAAGCAGTTCTTCGGCCTTCGCCGTGATCTCGGCCTCGCGTTTGACCCACAGCGGCTTGATGACCGACACGAACAAGTTCTCGCCGGGCTGGTCTTTGGCGCCCAGGCGCATGTTCTCGATGACCGTGAGCTTCGACAGCGCTTTGGTGAGCTGAAAGGTGCGCACCATGCCCATCTTGGCGACCTTGGTGGCGCCGGTGTTGCCCACGTCGCGACCGTTGAAGGTCGACTTCGCGGCCTCTCCGGCCTTCGGGCCGCCGATGAGCTTGGCGGCCGAGCTGGGCTTGTCGAACCCGGTGATGAGGTTGAAGAAAGTGGTCTTGCCGGCACCGTTGGGGCCGATCAGGGCCGTGATGATTCCGCGCTGCACCTCGAGGTGCTTCACGTCGACCGCCGTCATGCCGCCGAACCGGCGCGTGACGTTGTCGACGGTGAGAATCGGATCGGGTTTCGAGACACCGGGCACCGCCTCGACACCGGAGACGCTTTGTTTCGCCGCCGCACCGGCAGCCGTTATCGTGCTGGTGGTGGTGGGCACGTCACTTGACATCGAAGCTCAGCTCCTTCTTGTTGCCGAGAATACCTTGCGGCCTGAAGATCACCACGAGCATCAACATGACGCCGATGACGATCCAGGCGAACTGTTCGGTCTGCTGGCCGTTCATGATGGCCGAGGGAATGAACT
Coding sequences:
- a CDS encoding ABC transporter ATP-binding protein, encoding MSSDVPTTTSTITAAGAAAKQSVSGVEAVPGVSKPDPILTVDNVTRRFGGMTAVDVKHLEVQRGIITALIGPNGAGKTTFFNLITGFDKPSSAAKLIGGPKAGEAAKSTFNGRDVGNTGATKVAKMGMVRTFQLTKALSKLTVIENMRLGAKDQPGENLFVSVIKPLWVKREAEITAKAEELLSRFKLLEKRDDMAGSLSGGQKKLLEMARALMSDPVMIMLDEPMAGVNPALTQSLLGHIQALRDEGMTVLFVEHDMHMVRHISDWVVVMAEGKVVAEGPSGTVMDDPAVIDAYLGAHHNTDLGDDSLLTDEVAEELAAEVQNEELTEGETKA